Genomic window (Nymphaea colorata isolate Beijing-Zhang1983 chromosome 1, ASM883128v2, whole genome shotgun sequence):
GTGTGGTGGATGGACAATCCAATGGCAAGGTGTATCAGGAAACAATGATACCAAAGGTAGAACTCATCAGATGGCACAGTTATTATTGGATTTTGCGCATCCGGAATGTCATATCTCCATGACATGACTGGTTTTCCTTCTATCCATATATCCTGATGAAAGTTTCTTCCTCCTTTCAGGAACAACCATTCTCAGTGCTGTGAAGTCAACGGTCAGCCCCAAGACTGAAGTTGTGTTTGAAGAGAATCCGAGCGCAGACTTTGTGAAGGAGGGTGAATTTTCTTATGCCATTGTGGCTGTTGGCGAGGCTCCTTATGCAGAAACATTTGGCGACAGCATGAACTTAACCATGCTCAGCCCTGGTCCTTCTATTATCCAAAGCGTTTGCAAATCTGTGAAGTGTGCTGTGGTCATCATCTCAGGCAGGCCCATTGTCATTGAGCCGTATGTGTCGCAGATTGACGCCTTGGTGGCCGCATGGTTGCCGGGAACTGAAGGCCAGGGCGTTGCAGATGTCCTGTTTGGTGACTATGGCTTCTCAGGCAAGCTGCCACGGACCTGGTTCAAGAGCGTTGATCAGCTCCCCATGAATGTTGGTGACAAGTACTACGACCCACTTTACCCATTTGGCTATGGCCTGACTACATCTCCAGCAAATTCCAATTAGAGAAAACAGCTTAGTTTGAAAGCAATCAAGCCTATATAGATTGCAGTCCTGTTCCGATATTCTTTGCAAGTGTAATCGAACTAATTGTATTATGGGAACTTCTTAAGCTATAATTTATATCGTAATATTAAAAGGAAGTTTGATTTCAGTCTAAGCTAGTGAATATTTGTTATCAATGTCGTCATTTTataaaggagaaagaaagaagagaagagaagtgTTTGCTACGAGTTAAAGCAAAATGATTCCCATCCAATGTCAATCCACTGGTTCGATCCTAAATAAATATTTgtcaaaatatatttaaatcaGCTCGAGTCGGCGAATTCGAATTGcattaatgaaaaaatgttaGGTTCTTATTCAGATTTAGATCATACTAGTTGATGTTTTTTAGAGCGTGTATgcatttttattgtttgattgATATTAATTAAGCTTCGTAATTTGATTATCTTTCATAGTTTGTTAAATACTATTATTTCTGCAACTTTTTTTATGATCGTTTgaatctcttcatttttcaaaaaaaaaaaaaacgaatcaaatttgaatcattttCAGCTTTCAGCTAaaaatgattcaaatttgattcgttttttttttttgaaaaatgatattataTTTTACAGAATCATAAAGCAAGTTCAAGGTTAAACCGTTTAATTCTTGCGTATTTGCATGAGACTTGCTTCTTGACAATTCACCTTACATATATCTGGTTGCACTATCAGTCTGAAAACGACTTCATTATTAGCAAAcactaatttattttcatatatgacTCATGATTCTACTGATTGCTATACTACCGCACCCATTTCTTCCGAAGTAAACACTTCAGGAAATTACCTAAGCCCAATATCTAAGAGGACGAGTTGGTTCAGGTACCGGGGCCTGACTCGGCTTGCGACTCGGGCAAGCGCTAGCCCGAGTATCCTCTGTTCCTCATCAGCTGTCCAGGGCCATCCCCCCACCCTTCACATTTTGGAAATACTTATgcttatattttttgaaaaattgtaacTTGGTATATATAAACattctgaaaaatattgtttggcccCATACAAATTTCCGAAATATTATACGCATCACCCCTTCTCCCttgttctttaaaaaaaaaaaaaaaatctgactccctttttctttaaaaaaaaaaaaaatctgactccGTCCCTACCTACCTTGATCTGATTATAAGATGCATTTGGTCAAAGACAGATGGTAGTTCTCCAAGAATCAAAAACACTAGAGTATGACAAAAAGAGGGTTGTCATCTGAATCAATCCAGTAGATGTCAGAATAAGCAGAAACACCAGAAAATGCATAAAAGGATCGAAGAAAATTACCTTCCTCAAATCTCGTGAGATGTGGTAGTTCTGATGAAGTTTCTGTGGTGCATAGCAACTAcatcatcaaaaaaaaaaaaaaaaaaaaaaaaaaaaaaaaacccttcacTGACATAAATTCATCGAGCAAATGCACAGCCTAAAGCATCGAGTAAAGCCTGTTCCATAAAATATGTTATTTCACATTACCCGcttaaaatatttgattatatatatatatatatatatatataaagatattGTAGTTTTTGAATTGGTACCCTTTCACAAATGCTGAACGGCCCCTAAAAAACGAAAGTATGGATGACACTATTAGTCTAACTTATTGACCTTTCTTTCGCTCGGGGCAACTTAGCCATATGTCTCCCATTGCCCATTGGTTTTATGCAGATATAAATAGGGGTGGAGCCatatgaatttttcatgagggaagccatattaaagtttttaaattttgattggaaccaaaatatcatttttaaaatttttatatagaacaagtgaaattttttaaaacttaagtataaattttaaattaaaaatttgaggtgggcGAAGGCCCATGCGTCCCCcttttggctccacccctggatATAAGGTTATTATAAAGGAATATTAGATCAAGCAATATTGGCTCATAATTTAACATTTAGTCTAGTTTGACACGagaagacaagaaaaaacacAGGTTGAAGTTAGGTTATTAGAATTTGGAGAATATAAGACATAATTTtctcatgcacacacacacacacatcttgCATGCGCTACACGCACGTATAGCATtgcaaaatatgaacatttatgTGCCCTCGTGTGTATTTGCTCAACCATGTTGCGTCAACAATTGTGAAGACGGCCAAGTGCCAACTCCAAAAAGACATCGTTAATTTAAATGAACAATTGCAATCCAGCCTTTCGAAAATTATTGTTTATGCGCCTATTTGTAAGTaatatgattttattttatgGAGAGGTTGATGTTAGTGCAAATGGGAATGCATATTTAGTTAGAAAGATTTGTTAGGtggctaaaaatttaaaaaaaaaaacactaatcATATTATAAAGGCATAAACCATTACTAAACACACCATAAACTATTGTTGTACCACAAGCTATCGATAATGCTCCTGTCATGACTATTAAACGATAGAGTTTAAGTTTTTAACCATCTGACAACATCTATCATCTCATCTGGCAGATCTAGACTCCCCTATATACACCCTTAGATTAAGCTTTCTTTGGTGAACGTGACTGCTTAAACGAACTGAAAATTTccaaaaacattgaaaaaaaaaagacatgacGTTTTACGTTTTTGAAACTGAACATGTAGAATTTATCTGCAACGTTTTTTAAAGTTAGGCTCCCACCAAAAGTATACCTAGAcgtatttttatttatttaagcTTTTGGATATGTTTTCCGATATATTTAGAGAAGATATATTAGATTAAGAATTCCCAATACCAATATATGCTttaagaaagataaaaaaaaatgaccacCCTTCAACAATATTTAGCAACGAAAACTTTGTGTCTGGGATAGTAAGTTCAATCCAACGCATCGTTGTGACTAAAGTTTGGCCAGACGACAAAGGAACACTCCTGTTAATTTGGATGTAAGGTTTCCTAGAAGCACACAGAACACCAAGACACCCCGCCCCCCTAGCATaagcgcacacacacatacacatagacacacacaaagagagagcgagcaagaaagagagagagaggtgaaacGAGTGACTTTTAGGATGAAACGGGTGGCGAAccaactctctctctgtctacgcgcgcgtgtgtgtgtatatatatatagacacacacatactAGATTTTGATGGAAATGACAGTTGATCACATTGAGATCTGACAGCGGAAATTAAATTacaaatataaaagtaaaattgttttttcaaagtCCAAAATAGTCTTAAAGGgatgagagagggaaaaagaaggaagaaaataagttttcttAACAAAACTCTTTGTCTCTTTTGAAGGGtatttcaaactcttgaaaaaCTAATTTAACTTATGCATTTGCATCTTAATCTCAGCAATCTAATTTCTTTATAATCAACAACTGATATGATTCCTATAAAATCTGGTCTATAGGAGTCTGGTAGGTGGACCTGCTGATCCAGATCTAAGGATTTGTAGCGATCTAGCTCGGATTTTCACGGTGTTGGTTCCAAGGAATCCTCACATGCCGTATTAGTTGATGCTGTCCTTGATAATGGACACGAATTGGTTGCTATGTTTCCCTAGTTGCAACGGACTGTAGAGTAGTTAAGCACAGGTCATTTTAAAACAGGATGGCTTCCGCAGAGAAAGTTTACTTGACGCATTTACATGCGAACGTTGGCCATACTGCCAAAAGGAATCAGCATGGTTTCTCCAAACATTGACTACAAGGCACCCTCAACCAAAATAGGATTAGGTTGCCGCCCTTTTCACCTTATAAAGTcactgctctttctctctctctctctctctctctccctctctcagtatatatatatatatatatatatatatataggaacaACAACATAAACTCCTAATCTGGTTTATCGCTTAGTTTATCTGACAGAAGGAAAGAAGTAAAGCCCTTAGATTTAGATATCTTTAGATTACAGACAATAAAATGACAGACACTAAGACAGCTTTAATCGGCTTGATTGACGCCGTCTAACATGCTATTATGGGCTTACAaccataaaaatgaaagaaattagTACCAAAACCTATAAACAGgtctatttttctctcaacatgAAGGTGCTGCGTCgcacagagagagagcgagggagatCCGGTGATTGATATCTTCATCTCCAAATTTTACTGTGAAGACAGAAGTTGCTGTACCACTTCTCTGAACATCCGAAACGTTGACCAATGAATGCTCTTCAGGCCATCAGAAAATTCATCGCATCTTTACATTCAGGTAGGACAACCTTTTCTTTACAGTGAAAAGATTCTGGTCATTTTTTTGCATATGACAGGTACGGATCTTGAGCTACAGTCAATACGTCAGGCCTTTCAGCTTGGTTATAAGTCAAGCAACGCCTTATAAAATCCTGCGGTTTCCAATGACAGAAAATCAGCAATATAAAACAGCTTAAATCTCCTTTACCATGATTTTCGGGCGTGTTGCCGTGTTGGGGGCAAGAAGCGTTGAGGTTGTTTCTTTTTGCAACAAATTTAATACCacaagaaacatgaaaaaagcaATAAGAATTATTCTAGGCCCCTTTCACGAACTCCAACATCAATAAGCAGCAAAGCAACCTTATTGCTGACAATGTAAGAAAGGTGATGCACGAGCAACACAATCCTACAAGATCTAtcatctttatctttctctttagGCCAATAGCACCGGCCATCACCAGCTGTATATTGGTCAtggccacaaatatcatttttgtgtttttataggCGAGGTtcacaagtattttttttcggtaaaattttttttttttttttgggggtgggGGGGACTCAGAAAAATCTGGGagttcttttagaaaaaataaaaaatcaaaaagttaggtaaaagtacaaaaaatgaaaactaatacGAAGACAAAAAACACTCCACTTAAAATGTAAAGgaataagtattgtattgcatttaggaggtcaCGTCAAATACCTAAAActagaggaaataaaacaatgaaacaaaagttgaaaaaaaataaaaacagaaaatgtaataaaaaaataaatgaaaaaatcatgttGAAATCGCCATAAATGGTTTTTAACGTTTATTCAAAATATCAATGGTTTTTAACGTTtattcaaaatatcatgatattttcttttcttttcttcatttttcgttcatatcgtgatattttcaaaaacatcactatatttgtggctatgatgtTGGCAAATCCCGATCAACAGAACTCTTAAAGTATCCTTGCTGACAGCGGGAGTACACCCAACTTTGATTGTGCTAAAGCACAACCCTTGTGGGTTTAGTAGTAGTGACCTCCTATCAAGGGGTTGAAAGTGCCAAAAAGCCGCTGTTAAAGTGGAATCCGTTGTATACTGCTAGTTTCTAGTTTGTCCAGACTACATAGTAAGAAACCAAGAACTTACTTTTGCCTCATTTGAGACAGTGGGTTTTGGTGGAAATTCCACTTTGCGAGCTCTGATAATAGTATCTTCACGAAGAATCCGCTCTTGAGTTTGATCATGCCCAAATGGACGTTTACCAAATAGCATTTGGAAAAGAAGTACACCAGCCGACCAAACATCAACCTGATTTTCATagcaaaggaaaaagagagattgcAAATCGGGTTAGAGATTTTTTAGAACAGCAAGTACCAGGCATCTGGAGACAGTCCAATCCATGCCTGGAACTAGGGAATGACTAAGAAGCCTGAGCAGAAGTTAGGTGTGATCCAAACCATGACACACCATGTCCTGCTTCAGTTCACAAATTCTCCataatcaacagaaaaataagtcTAAACCTTTGATGAAATAAGAGGTGTCCTGTTAAGCTCGAAGCACTCTGGAGGCAGATacctgaaaataaaaataaagtgcATAATAGACATAGAAATTGCCAACTTGCTACTTAAGTATAAGAGAGCCCAATACCGACAAATTGTAGGTGCTAcaaaaaatacagaaataacatagaaaacatCAACTTTGCCTTTACTACTGTATTTTCCGTATAGAATATCAGCAATAAGTTTGAAGTTTAAGGGCACAGCATAATTACCAGAAATATTTTCAAGTTCTCATGCAGAGAAGGAAAGTAACATCCAAAACCATAAAATTAGCATTAAGCAAAGTCTTCCTATGCACAGAACTATCAGCTAAAGATTGATAGCATCCTGGCAGCAGCTACACAAGCACTGGAGAAAAGTAAATGCCAAAACAACTATTTGAAACTACAAAACTATACCAACAAGTGCAGCACAAAGGACACTACGAATTTATACAACCAGAAGCAGgcacatgcataaaaaaaagaaactgacaTGTCATATTTTGCATATTTCATAAACATAGCTAGTTTTCCTGTCATAAACTCTTGGTCATAGAAGTAAGTATTTAGGTTGAAAACTAAAGATGCAGCATAAGCGACTCCTGCTATGGCAGATAGGTGGAAATGTGGAACTATGGAAACTGCATATATGATTGCACTTTACTTCTAACTCTGGAAATGAGGAAATATGTAAGCATGGGAAATTAAGCATCATTTAGTTATTTTGGTTACCAATATGTGCCAGCTCCTTGGGAAGTAAGTTCCATCCCCTGGGATCCCACATCATCATCCACTACCTTGCTTAGACCAAAGTCAGTCACTTTTGCAACACCGACCTCGTCAAAAAGAACATTCCCAGGTTTCAAATCATAGTGAATGATCTTTTGTGTCCTCCTGTTCAAGTATACAAGCCCTTGAAATATCTGAGCAATTATGATTCTGGCCTCTTTCTCTGGCAATATTGGTGTTGTCTTGAGGACTGCATCAAGATCTTTACCTGTGAAATAAGTATAAGGATGGCAGTCATAAGTGCTACCATAAAAGAATGTGCTATCAAAAGATAACTTAGCCACCGGACTGAAATGCACCTGGTTTGGTCGTGTTGCCTCACTAAccgaaaacaagaaaaaaaaaattctttgaatatgaaaatcaaagttGTGTTCACAACACCATCGACAAAACTAATCATAATAAAAGCTAGAACGTAGAACCACAACCAGGAAAGGGAAGCCAGAGGGGAATTTCAAAATCCCAACAACTATGGCCTGAATGTACATGGACAGAAGGATTCGTTATTTTCCCAACATTGGCAGCatactataaagtataaacttcCCTAGGACAGAAAACTTTTATTACCAATTCACTTCATAATATGAAAAAGTAACATCATTAAGGCTGACTACAAATTTAGTAGTCTGGGACTCTGGTGGACCATGCAACCCATACTTTCCAGACCGTTGGTACAACAATTCTACCAAAAACTCCAATCTGTCCTCCCAAGAAGAACTGATATTATGTTTAGATACATCCCCTTACAAGATGGCTGAAAACAAGCAGCTGACGTAACAGATGGACTAGGTTAACTGTGACAAGACAGACTTCAAAACTATGATCCCCCTTACAGATGCTAACTACAGAATTAACTGTGATATGCCTTCGCCACAGGTTTACCAGTGAGGACATGTTCACTCAGAAGCTCATGAACATGCAGAAGCAGGAATTATGGAAGATGCTTGGAACAAGGTTTAGTAAACATGCAATCTTCACTAGAAGTTCTTTGGAACAAAGACATAGTTGATTGCAACCAAAAACATACTAAAGCCACAGGCCCACAACTGATCCATGAAACTCAAGATGGTAGTCTGTCATGATTATCTTGCACTAGCCAACTAAACATGAACAAACAGAGGTCAAAGATCTAAATACTAATTCAAATCCAGTAGTTATTCAGTCTTGCAATGAAATTATATGGGTAAATGTTACTATAATCACCCAATTAAGTACATACCACTGCAACATTCTAAAACGGTGCAGAAAGTGTTGTGATCAATTTCAAAGGTGTCCCACAACCGCACTATATGCTGGTGAACAAGACTCTTGTGAATATTGTATTCTCTAATTGCATGTCGTATATaactttgcttcttttcttcacTCCACTGTGCATTCAGTCCATGCAGCTTACAAGCCACATATCTATACTCCAGCAAGTCATAAGCCTGCACCAAAGTTTTGCACTTCAAATCACTGAAAGAAAGTAGTTATATGCTACATATCTATACTCCAGCAAATCACAAGCCTGCACTGAAGTTTTGCAGTTCAAATCACTGAAAGAAAATACTTTCTCCCAACTGCCTTTGCAGGCATCCAATTGGAAAATTGCAACTTGTTAAAAAATACAGGTCAATAGCTGAGCGAATTTCCCCAGTAAAAGATTAAACATCAAAAACCACTTTAACCTCTCAAAGAAATAACCCACCTTGTAAACCTCACTAAATCCACCCTTTCCAAGAAGATTTAAAAGGGCATAGCGATGATTCAAAATCTGGAAATTATTGAAACGTGATCCATCCTCATCTCTTATGCGCTTCAGCTCCCGTATATGCCTTCCCTTCTCAAGTTCATAACGATCTTTCTCCTTCAGCAACAGTTCTTCTTCCTGAAAGGATAAAAGTGATGCTACTGAGATACGTCAGTCATCAAACACTAGGTGGATGACCTCTAATTCCATCCACAGCTTCTTAACTATAAAATACCCAGGCTTACTACTAAGTTCCAACTAAGACCATGTGTTTTAAGCATGCTCACAAGTAAGACAATTACCAAGAGCTCCCATGTTCACCTCCAAATGGTATGTCTACTTACACGTTTAATGCTTAATAGTCGTGATTTACAAATTTCATCCTGAATGAGAAAGTCTTCTTCTGGTATCCCAGATTCATGATCACTGCCATCACTTTTATCTGTAAAATAGATTATGCAAGAAAATTTGAGTCTGATAACTTCAAAATTGAAACTTCTATTTATTCACCAAGATTTTGTTAAATATGCAAAACAGGGGATAGCCAACAGAAGTCAAGCTTCATGCCGAAAATGACACATGCAATTTCACATATATGAATATCAAGAAGCACATCAGCAACGATCATGCAACTTGAAAAGCAATcatgaataaagaaaaacttattCAAAATATCAGTGACAAAACAATATTCCTCTCAAAACAAAAGGGTAGTTCAAGGGTCATAAAATTGTAAGACATCCCGGGATCTATATCCACCTTTGGATGGATGACATCACGCATTATCAGCCCGTAGTATAACAAAAAAAACTCAACTGTTTCAACTAATATCTAACAATGCTTCTTTCCAATTCTATGGAACATTATATACAGtagaaaacatgaaatatagAAAGCCACATTcataaacaagaacaaattAGAGCAGTTGCATATCGAATTACTTAGTGATGAAGAGAGGAACAGAAAACTGGTAAGTATGTATTGGCCAAATAATTACCAGATTGACGCTTTTTCAACGATTTCCTGTGCCTCTCAATGACCTCCTTTGCATCCCACAAATTCCTCTACACATAAAAGATATGAAAGTAAGATTCTAGTCAGCAACGAAGACAACGAATAATGCTTTTATTCCAAATTAAACATGACAGTTGATTGTAGAAACCAACAAAATATTCTGCACGAGCAATTTTACACATTTCAAAACCATTATTCACACAAAGTGCAAAACATGAAATAGACACAGAAAGCAACAATcatgaaacaaattaaaatgacaGATCAATTAGATAAGTTAAAACTTTGGTATCacacaaattttgaaaacactGTGATAACATCAGCAATTAAAGCTTGCTGATAGCCTGATATTAactgcaaattttcacaaggaaCGTTGAGAGTCTTGAGACTAAAACCATCATTACgtaagataatatatatatatatatatatatatatatatatatgattcatTCAACAAGCGATTAAAAATTTGctaaatgtaaataaaatattcatttacgtaccattttttgtgattttaaatTGGTAAATTTAATGATCATTTCACTTGGTAGTTAAGTtgttaaaaaacttaaaactataTAAATGACCAAATTAGTAATTGATCTTTATGGTATCAAGGACTTAAAGCTCATATATCTACAATCAATTTCCACAAAAATAagcatacaaatatatataaatatatatatatacacacacacacacacacaaaaatggCACGTTAGAGATAGGTTGTTTAAAAAACTGTTTTATTGATCTGGTTCACGAATTTGCAAGTACCAGAAAGCCACTAATTTGTACATCTTTTTACTTCGCAATTTCTAGCATTTTTGGGTAACAAtgttttttggagaaaaagcaTGACCCAGAAGATGTGCCTACATGGAAAGGAAGTATCCAATGTCTTCATTATGCATCCACATATCCAGACCATTTCCACAAATATTGTCATCGGCCTCAGGTTTTCAACAGTGAAGTCTTTCTTGGGTACTTCTCAGTGAAGTTTTTTTTCCTGAGAAAATCTCGGCAtttaataaaaatcataaaaattaggtaaaaataaaaataaatgagaaactaataaaaagacaaaaaataactagataacatgatgaaaataatgttttaatgatgattaaaatgacGATAAGCAATTAGTTTAAAGTTTAGTCCATATGAAATTAAtgtcaaaaaagagaaaaatgaaaaaaataggagaaagatgcagaaaaaacatgttcaattaatttttacctttttccaaaaaaacattttttcaagttttttccttttttaacaataatatcacgttttttcaaaaaagacgtGATATCTGTGACAATGATTCCAGATCACATAAAGATACTTCTATATTCTCTTGTAGTCTGTTATTCAGAAACTAACCAGGTAAaaccaaaaaatgcaaaagaaatatCATATCCTCACAAAGCAAAAGATGAATGAGTTAATTCCAAATGTTTGTTGAGATGCAAGTCCAAatgtttcattaaaaaaaaaggctgcCAAAGGATCACAATGAATAAACAGAAAATATGCCAGAAAAAGGTTCAAATTAACATACAAGTTGACTTTGTATGTCCTTAAGTGTTTGGCCATCCTCCCATGTCTCAGATATAATTGTTCCAGCCCTGAAAGAAACAGATAAATACTTAGACAAAAAATTTAGTAGCCACATCTACATAGAAGATAGTCATTATCCAATAATCAGTAATTACCACAACTTCCAGGCTCATACTGGATCATTTCTCAACCATTTatcattttcaatataaatGCTGACAGGTAGTCATAAGTACTGGAGCAGGCAGAGAAGTTCCATTGGCAaggaaaaatatagaaaagccTTCTTCACTTGATcagtaaaatacaaaaattaaacATCTTAAACGTGTAAAGCAAGTGATCATGCACCACTGCACAAGTTCTATTAGCCTCTGGCAAGTAGTCGCATATATTGTAGCACAATTTTTCCTGGAAGTGAACAGTGAACACATATGTGTGTAtttgcgtgtgtgtgtgcatcaAATACAAAATACCCATTAACTTGAAACGTGTTGATAATGGAAAACTGTTCACCGAAGGCATGTAAAATGTTTTCTTCGTCTCTACAGAATAGTTATCAATGCTTCTCCCTTTTTCATGATGAACGATCGTCCTTGTGATTGCCTTATCAGATGAAGGCTGCTTTTACAGTTTCACTGAATTTACAGATTTTACATGTTGATATAGCTGCATTAGATGTTTATTGAATTAGAGGAGCAAGAACTCGTCAATTATTTGACACTAATTAGTAATTGTTGTTCCTGAAAGCATCCGACTCCAACTAACAAtcttcatcaaacacaactCGTTTTGAAACAAATGATGCTGAGATGACAAAAGCAAATAACTTAGAGAATTCTTCATTGTTTTGTTCCATATGAACAGAGGACTGATTTAAAAGGGATTACCTAATCACCCCCACATTACCAAGCCTCAGAGAATCCTGACGAATCTTCATTCTTGACTCTTGCCTTTCTGCTTTTGCAACTGAAATCAAAAGATCCGACAACACCTTCATCCGCTGCCGAAGAAAGTAAAGTCTCTcagttt
Coding sequences:
- the LOC116259559 gene encoding serine/threonine-protein kinase TOUSLED isoform X3, whose amino-acid sequence is MSEEVLMHLSSNSNQSDPSLTSKLAKLEARMAGKAASSVQTSWPSVSSAPKAEGADDAPETSPSSDSDDDVSVIVEDFLIQPNINKRPRFQEEEQVTGVQQAEATDGRARMLEAMDLQISSNDGSRKRSTRGRGRSVTGRGRGPKACDQSRPQASVSSMSLSNGHFETSSHKEGWLKERASVQEEITLLKGKVASLEEELSKSRHEVADHQALLRQLEKELRDLKDQEQQMKPKRMKVLSDLLISVAKAERQESRMKIRQDSLRLGNVGVIRAGTIISETWEDGQTLKDIQSQLRNLWDAKEVIERHRKSLKKRQSDKSDGSDHESGIPEEDFLIQDEICKSRLLSIKREEELLLKEKDRYELEKGRHIRELKRIRDEDGSRFNNFQILNHRYALLNLLGKGGFSEVYKAYDLLEYRYVACKLHGLNAQWSEEKKQSYIRHAIREYNIHKSLVHQHIVRLWDTFEIDHNTFCTVLECCSGKDLDAVLKTTPILPEKEARIIIAQIFQGLVYLNRRTQKIIHYDLKPGNVLFDEVGVAKVTDFGLSKVVDDDVGSQGMELTSQGAGTYWYLPPECFELNRTPLISSKVDVWSAGVLLFQMLFGKRPFGHDQTQERILREDTIIRARKVEFPPKPTVSNEAKDFIRRCLTYNQAERPDVLTVAQDPYLSYAKK
- the LOC116259559 gene encoding serine/threonine-protein kinase TOUSLED isoform X2, whose protein sequence is MSEEVLMHLSSNSNQSDPSLTSKLAKLEARMAGKAASSVQTSWPSVSSAPKAEGADDAPETSPSSDSDDDIVEDFLIQPNINKRPRFQEEEQVTGVQQAEATDGRARMLEAMDLQISSNDGSRKRSTRGRGRSVTGRGRGPKACDQSRPQASVSSMSLSNGHFETSSHKIGSESSDSLLLQTKINPSTYNQEGWLKERASVQEEITLLKGKVASLEEELSKSRHEVADHQALLRQLEKELRDLKDQEQQMKPKRMKVLSDLLISVAKAERQESRMKIRQDSLRLGNVGVIRAGTIISETWEDGQTLKDIQSQLRNLWDAKEVIERHRKSLKKRQSDKSDGSDHESGIPEEDFLIQDEICKSRLLSIKREEELLLKEKDRYELEKGRHIRELKRIRDEDGSRFNNFQILNHRYALLNLLGKGGFSEVYKAYDLLEYRYVACKLHGLNAQWSEEKKQSYIRHAIREYNIHKSLVHQHIVRLWDTFEIDHNTFCTVLECCSGKDLDAVLKTTPILPEKEARIIIAQIFQGLVYLNRRTQKIIHYDLKPGNVLFDEVGVAKVTDFGLSKVVDDDVGSQGMELTSQGAGTYWYLPPECFELNRTPLISSKVDVWSAGVLLFQMLFGKRPFGHDQTQERILREDTIIRARKVEFPPKPTVSNEAKDFIRRCLTYNQAERPDVLTVAQDPYLSYAKK
- the LOC116259559 gene encoding serine/threonine-protein kinase TOUSLED isoform X1, with translation MSEEVLMHLSSNSNQSDPSLTSKLAKLEARMAGKAASSVQTSWPSVSSAPKAEGADDAPETSPSSDSDDDVSVIVEDFLIQPNINKRPRFQEEEQVTGVQQAEATDGRARMLEAMDLQISSNDGSRKRSTRGRGRSVTGRGRGPKACDQSRPQASVSSMSLSNGHFETSSHKIGSESSDSLLLQTKINPSTYNQEGWLKERASVQEEITLLKGKVASLEEELSKSRHEVADHQALLRQLEKELRDLKDQEQQMKPKRMKVLSDLLISVAKAERQESRMKIRQDSLRLGNVGVIRAGTIISETWEDGQTLKDIQSQLRNLWDAKEVIERHRKSLKKRQSDKSDGSDHESGIPEEDFLIQDEICKSRLLSIKREEELLLKEKDRYELEKGRHIRELKRIRDEDGSRFNNFQILNHRYALLNLLGKGGFSEVYKAYDLLEYRYVACKLHGLNAQWSEEKKQSYIRHAIREYNIHKSLVHQHIVRLWDTFEIDHNTFCTVLECCSGKDLDAVLKTTPILPEKEARIIIAQIFQGLVYLNRRTQKIIHYDLKPGNVLFDEVGVAKVTDFGLSKVVDDDVGSQGMELTSQGAGTYWYLPPECFELNRTPLISSKVDVWSAGVLLFQMLFGKRPFGHDQTQERILREDTIIRARKVEFPPKPTVSNEAKDFIRRCLTYNQAERPDVLTVAQDPYLSYAKK